One genomic window of Camelina sativa cultivar DH55 chromosome 5, Cs, whole genome shotgun sequence includes the following:
- the LOC104786822 gene encoding osmotin-like protein — protein sequence MAKTSLPLAASFLLLISFSSAADTGRLFLTVVNNCPFTVWPAIQPNAGHPVLEKGGFALPTFTHRSFSAPTTHWSGRIWARTGCAHYNGKFSCMTGDCGNRLECNGLGGATPASLAQFDLHHGGHKDFSSYGVSLVDGYNVPMTVTPHEGHGVCPVVGCREDLLKTCPGHLQVRSHAGHVVACKSGCEAFHSDELCCQGHYNSPNTCKASSHSLFFKHACPSTFTFAHDSPSLMHDCSSPRELKVIFCH from the coding sequence atGGCTAAAACCTCTCTCCCTCTGGCCGcctctttcctcctcctcatctccttctcctccgCCGCAGACACCGGCCGTCTCTTCCTCACCGTCGTCAACAACTGTCCCTTCACCGTCTGGCCAGCCATTCAGCCTAACGCCGGCCACCCCGTCCTAGAGAAAGGTGGCTTCGCTCTCCCAACCTTCACTCACCGTTCCTTCTCCGCCCCAACCACACACTGGTCCGGTCGCATCTGGGCTAGAACCGGTTGCGCCCACTACAACGGCAAGTTCTCCTGCATGACCGGAGACTGCGGAAACCGCCTCGAATGCAACGGTCTCGGCGGTGCAACACCAGCTTCTCTCGCTCAGTTCGACCTCCACCATGGTGGACACAAAGACTTCTCCTCTTACGGTGTGTCTCTCGTCGACGGCTACAACGTTCCTATGACTGTGACTCCTCACGAAGGACATGGTGTCTGTCCCGTCGTTGGCTGTCGTGAAGATCTTCTGAAAACGTGTCCGGGTCATCTTCAGGTCCGGTCGCACGCTGGACACGTGGTGGCTTGTAAGAGTGGGTGTGAAGCTTTCCATTCAGACGAGCTGTGTTGCCAAGGCCATTACAATAGTCCTAACACGTGTAAAGCTTCGAGCCATTCGTTGTTCTTCAAGCATGCGTGTCCTTCGACTTTCACATTTGCTCATGATAGTCCTTCGCTAATGCATGACTGTTCTTCTCCTAGAGAGCTCAAAGTTATCTTCTGCCACTAA